One segment of Leptospirillum ferrooxidans C2-3 DNA contains the following:
- a CDS encoding ABC transporter permease, which translates to MEIFYWPLLDLLVWGFLTLYLRQGSIIASHAVYSLLGALLLWDMLYRSQQSISMVFLEEIWSRNLYHLLVSPLTPYHVIFGAILTGILKVSLSSGLAIFLAYHFFSFSLFSIGLSLIPFILALLCMGWALGILTTALILRFGQEAEVLAWGVIFLFQPVSAVFNPVSVLPPVFRNIAMFVPASHVFEGMRQVVNGGRFPGGQLMVAFFLDGCYLFLALIVFGWVMARAKREGFSLKLGA; encoded by the coding sequence ATGGAAATCTTTTACTGGCCACTACTGGATCTTCTGGTCTGGGGATTCCTGACGCTGTATCTCAGGCAGGGATCCATTATTGCTTCTCATGCTGTTTACTCTCTTTTGGGAGCGCTTCTTCTTTGGGACATGCTTTACCGGTCGCAGCAGTCTATTTCAATGGTATTTCTTGAGGAAATCTGGTCAAGAAATCTTTATCACCTTCTGGTGAGTCCATTAACTCCTTATCACGTTATTTTTGGAGCAATCCTTACCGGAATTCTAAAGGTCTCTCTTTCTTCCGGGCTTGCGATTTTTTTGGCCTACCATTTTTTTTCATTCTCTCTTTTTAGTATTGGTCTTTCTCTCATTCCTTTTATTTTGGCCCTTCTATGCATGGGGTGGGCACTTGGTATCCTGACAACAGCCCTGATATTGCGATTCGGTCAGGAAGCAGAGGTCCTGGCCTGGGGAGTGATTTTTCTCTTTCAGCCTGTCAGTGCTGTTTTTAATCCTGTTTCCGTTCTTCCGCCGGTTTTTAGAAATATTGCAATGTTTGTGCCCGCCTCCCATGTTTTTGAGGGGATGCGCCAAGTGGTCAATGGGGGCCGATTCCCCGGAGGACAGCTTATGGTGGCCTTTTTTCTGGATGGTTGCTACCTTTTTTTAGCTCTGATTGTTTTTGGTTGGGTAATGGCCAGAGCCAAAAGGGAAGGGTTTTCCTTGAAACTTGGTGCATGA
- a CDS encoding FAD-binding oxidoreductase: protein MAKREVVECPILSIIPETPRVNTYRLGVGGGAFSFMAGQFLMASIPDFLREDGRPVRRAYSIASSPLDLMEGYLDLTITRVGEGGYFSNRIHESKVDDIVLIEGPYGKAFHLAYPPERFPERYLFVGSGSGIAPLRAMIRTLLKEGCPVPIELFYGYRYVSDCIYEEEIKEWMKKGVSVHLAISGSVSSGQVFSGAYGRVTSILPELIPSYNGQEVFICGPPAMVEQTVRFFQDIPFPEESVHKEQW from the coding sequence ATGGCAAAGCGTGAAGTCGTCGAATGCCCTATCCTTTCGATCATTCCAGAGACACCAAGAGTGAACACTTATCGTCTGGGAGTGGGGGGAGGGGCTTTTTCATTTATGGCTGGACAGTTCCTTATGGCTTCTATCCCGGACTTTCTTCGTGAGGATGGGCGTCCTGTTAGACGAGCGTATTCCATTGCATCGTCTCCGCTTGATTTGATGGAAGGTTACCTTGATCTGACAATCACAAGAGTTGGAGAAGGTGGATATTTTTCCAACCGGATACATGAATCGAAAGTAGATGACATTGTCCTGATTGAAGGGCCATACGGAAAAGCCTTTCATCTTGCCTATCCTCCTGAACGCTTTCCTGAAAGATACCTTTTTGTTGGTTCGGGAAGTGGCATTGCTCCTCTTCGGGCCATGATCCGCACTCTCCTGAAAGAAGGATGCCCAGTTCCAATAGAGCTCTTTTACGGTTATCGATATGTTTCGGATTGTATTTATGAAGAGGAAATCAAAGAATGGATGAAAAAAGGAGTGAGTGTCCATCTTGCCATTTCCGGCTCTGTTTCTTCGGGGCAGGTTTTTAGCGGAGCATATGGGAGGGTTACGTCGATTCTTCCTGAACTGATTCCTTCCTATAATGGGCAGGAGGTCTTTATTTGTGGCCCTCCAGCGATGGTTGAGCAAACTGTCAGGTTTTTTCAGGATATCCCTTTTCCGGAAGAATCTGTTCACAAAGAGCAATGGTAG
- a CDS encoding cache domain-containing protein, translated as MTEIFAQIKTSPDSNRKPSSWRWNVGLVIFLMMIIPSSVMVILYYREVMATYYVTRNPLPKSARDMASGLDQIMISDIRDTLNLGNQLANPAILKSSGRIQDLLGKYVLSGHLQRFGAWEVTDPSGNILGGIGNRGLNPHRGQAGSLIADLKSEGGAARLSEPIIDPVNHLALLLLAVPILHRGQTSDDQPLGYLVGIENLSTTLHPFLFQPRKKGAPGLSYIASTDGDILASSKELLIGQNMGNIGLASVLEHFKQGFSGGYKADIRGSKYLFGTALMSDTQGIAPHPWMVVLQAPEDVVMVKAKRMRFVMDLVAFVVAPTLFCVDLFFLFRSIRSSR; from the coding sequence ATGACAGAGATTTTTGCCCAGATAAAGACTTCTCCAGATTCAAACCGTAAACCCTCCTCCTGGCGCTGGAATGTTGGTCTCGTTATTTTTTTGATGATGATCATTCCTAGCTCTGTCATGGTTATTTTGTATTACCGGGAGGTCATGGCCACCTATTATGTCACCAGGAATCCGTTGCCAAAGTCCGCAAGGGATATGGCCTCGGGTCTCGATCAGATCATGATCTCTGATATCAGGGATACCCTGAACCTTGGAAATCAGCTTGCCAATCCAGCTATTCTCAAAAGCTCTGGGAGGATCCAAGATCTTTTGGGGAAGTATGTCCTTTCCGGCCATCTCCAGCGATTTGGGGCTTGGGAAGTGACCGATCCATCCGGAAATATTCTGGGAGGGATTGGAAACAGAGGTCTGAATCCTCACCGCGGCCAGGCAGGGAGTCTTATCGCCGATCTAAAATCCGAAGGAGGAGCGGCAAGACTTTCCGAGCCGATCATTGACCCTGTCAACCATCTTGCGCTTCTCCTGTTGGCTGTTCCTATTCTCCATAGGGGCCAGACATCGGATGATCAACCGTTGGGCTATCTTGTCGGGATTGAGAATTTGTCAACAACACTTCATCCGTTCCTTTTTCAACCCCGGAAAAAAGGTGCTCCCGGTCTTTCCTATATCGCCTCCACTGATGGAGATATTTTGGCAAGTTCAAAAGAGCTACTCATTGGCCAAAATATGGGCAATATTGGTTTGGCATCGGTTTTGGAGCATTTTAAGCAAGGGTTCTCAGGAGGGTACAAGGCAGATATCAGAGGGAGCAAGTATCTTTTTGGAACAGCCTTGATGAGTGATACCCAGGGAATCGCTCCCCACCCTTGGATGGTTGTTCTCCAGGCACCAGAGGATGTTGTGATGGTCAAAGCCAAGAGAATGAGATTTGTGATGGATCTCGTTGCGTTCGTAGTGGCTCCAACACTATTTTGTGTGGACTTATTTTTTCTGTTCAGGAGCATACGCTCCAGTCGTTGA
- a CDS encoding 3-hydroxyacyl-CoA dehydrogenase NAD-binding domain-containing protein encodes MTPPLSPVSKIGFVGASRFTLPVVRWILGKGYPVVWIDQNFSALEESLALFQTQMAEEERLGERTHVLTSQLSSLLSGSTSLMDLVGCDLVIDGTRDHLEGKIDLARSLEQLLGDRVLLGVFLESLTVSHIASRITHPERLIGLRPVGLPPRVLQSFEIISGVETAPECVTRVSDFSRMLNLEPAIVREGPGGIVNRLLARLFSEALLLPRQVRGEHDALDRALAQSGLAIHPFEMIRRLGEYEVSGMITFFRRYYGLSFPLPEELPLSSAMTSSFLHDDSDTFIREVTHGGSTIALSDWADGVFLAVTNEAVQIVSEGVSDFDTVDRITRIAFLGENTTTGLLSKGAQRGWPLILSGLWDYSNRTGGRVWPSPMLQLWASSTRN; translated from the coding sequence ATGACCCCTCCATTGTCCCCTGTTTCCAAGATTGGTTTTGTTGGTGCAAGTCGATTCACTCTCCCTGTGGTTCGCTGGATCCTTGGCAAAGGGTATCCGGTTGTTTGGATTGACCAGAACTTCAGTGCGTTGGAGGAAAGTCTGGCTCTTTTTCAAACCCAAATGGCTGAAGAGGAGAGACTTGGTGAGAGGACACATGTTTTAACGAGCCAGCTTTCAAGTCTTCTTTCCGGCTCGACGAGTCTTATGGATCTTGTTGGGTGCGATCTGGTCATTGATGGGACCCGGGACCATCTTGAGGGAAAAATTGACTTGGCCAGATCTCTTGAGCAACTTTTGGGAGACCGGGTCCTTTTGGGTGTCTTTCTCGAATCCCTGACTGTTTCTCATATCGCATCCAGAATCACCCATCCGGAAAGACTTATTGGCCTTCGTCCCGTTGGCCTGCCTCCAAGAGTCCTGCAAAGTTTTGAAATTATTTCTGGTGTCGAGACAGCTCCTGAGTGTGTCACAAGAGTATCTGATTTCTCGCGTATGCTGAACCTTGAACCAGCGATTGTGAGAGAAGGTCCCGGAGGGATTGTCAACCGGCTTTTGGCGCGTCTGTTTTCCGAGGCACTTCTGCTTCCGAGACAGGTCAGGGGGGAGCATGATGCGCTTGATCGTGCCTTGGCCCAGTCTGGGCTCGCAATCCATCCCTTTGAAATGATAAGAAGGCTTGGGGAATATGAAGTCTCCGGTATGATCACCTTTTTTAGACGTTACTATGGGTTGTCGTTTCCGCTTCCGGAGGAGCTTCCCCTGAGTTCGGCGATGACTTCTTCTTTCCTTCATGATGATTCCGACACATTTATCAGGGAGGTGACCCATGGGGGAAGCACTATCGCATTGTCTGACTGGGCAGATGGAGTTTTTTTGGCGGTCACAAATGAGGCCGTTCAAATTGTGTCTGAAGGTGTTAGCGATTTTGATACAGTCGACCGAATTACCAGAATCGCATTTTTGGGAGAAAATACGACGACGGGACTTCTCTCCAAAGGGGCTCAGAGAGGGTGGCCTCTTATTCTGAGTGGTTTGTGGGACTATTCGAACCGAACAGGCGGAAGGGTTTGGCCTTCACCAATGCTTCAGCTATGGGCATCATCAACGAGAAACTGA
- a CDS encoding DUF1848 domain-containing protein, with translation MAFTNASAMGIINEKLNRMDDRATNIISVSRRTDIPAFYGEWFEKRISEGFVDVPNPFNRKVRRVSLLEADVFGYVFWSKNPKPFLPRLERLLSKNIRVLFHVTITGLPKTVEQRIPPSDDVILSVRELSKMLPPGSIIWRFDPMLSHEGHFHQEFRDRFLSLSEQLAPLVDRVMVSLIDPMKKTRRNFPEGDLWWPSGKNSLDEQTSQDEVQETLRWMQEKSPIAGRVFSCTEPGLSGAVLPGACILKSDFERVWGSQKLDSGKPVSAPLRVGCGCDRSVDIGVYDTCPGGCRYCYAVASPEKVLSRWEKYDQMSPMLGGI, from the coding sequence TTGGCCTTCACCAATGCTTCAGCTATGGGCATCATCAACGAGAAACTGAACCGTATGGATGACCGGGCGACCAATATCATTTCTGTATCCAGAAGAACGGATATACCCGCTTTTTATGGAGAATGGTTTGAGAAAAGGATTTCTGAGGGTTTTGTAGACGTCCCTAATCCGTTTAACCGCAAAGTACGTAGGGTTTCCCTTTTGGAAGCGGATGTTTTTGGGTATGTTTTTTGGTCCAAGAATCCGAAACCTTTTCTTCCCAGACTTGAACGGCTCCTTTCAAAAAACATTCGGGTTCTCTTCCATGTCACGATAACAGGGCTTCCCAAAACGGTCGAGCAGAGGATTCCTCCTTCAGACGATGTGATTCTGTCGGTCAGGGAGCTTTCAAAGATGCTTCCTCCCGGTTCCATTATATGGCGATTTGATCCCATGCTTTCCCATGAGGGTCATTTTCATCAAGAATTTCGGGACAGATTCCTATCTCTTTCCGAGCAGCTGGCCCCTTTGGTTGACCGTGTCATGGTCAGTCTTATCGATCCGATGAAAAAAACCCGGAGAAATTTTCCCGAAGGGGATCTTTGGTGGCCTTCCGGAAAGAATTCCTTGGATGAACAGACATCACAGGACGAAGTCCAGGAAACGCTCCGTTGGATGCAGGAAAAGTCACCGATTGCCGGAAGAGTGTTTTCTTGCACGGAGCCGGGCTTGTCTGGAGCGGTTCTCCCCGGAGCATGCATATTGAAGAGTGATTTTGAGCGGGTATGGGGATCTCAAAAATTGGATTCAGGAAAGCCCGTTTCTGCTCCCCTCCGGGTCGGCTGCGGTTGTGACCGATCTGTTGATATCGGTGTCTATGATACTTGTCCTGGTGGCTGCCGCTATTGTTATGCGGTTGCGTCTCCGGAGAAAGTCCTGTCCAGATGGGAAAAGTATGATCAGATGTCTCCGATGCTTGGAGGGATCTGA
- a CDS encoding DUF5069 domain-containing protein produces MEKSIRELIRSPRETLGGFCFLPRLIDKVRLYATGDLPKDYHENLLKEGKTFDGRFLLFTGVSPEALRNVILKSKTDEEVLSWILKNSQAKTEREIREWVDTIRKDRPDADRSRARKSFYPEVAKKWDVARLSPFDLIDLDEGRIDHPIDGEMKQSRP; encoded by the coding sequence ATGGAAAAGAGTATTCGGGAATTAATCCGTTCACCCAGAGAAACATTGGGTGGGTTTTGTTTCCTCCCAAGGTTGATCGATAAGGTCCGGCTTTATGCCACTGGCGATCTGCCGAAAGACTATCATGAAAATCTTCTGAAAGAGGGGAAGACGTTTGATGGGCGTTTTCTGCTTTTTACGGGTGTTTCGCCAGAAGCTCTCCGAAATGTCATTTTGAAATCCAAAACGGATGAAGAGGTTCTTTCCTGGATTTTGAAAAATAGTCAGGCAAAAACAGAAAGAGAGATCCGGGAATGGGTTGATACAATCAGGAAAGACAGGCCTGATGCTGACCGGTCTCGAGCAAGAAAATCTTTTTATCCGGAAGTGGCGAAAAAATGGGATGTTGCCAGATTATCCCCCTTTGATCTGATAGATCTTGATGAAGGCCGCATTGACCATCCTATCGATGGTGAAATGAAACAATCCCGCCCATAA
- a CDS encoding integrase catalytic domain-containing protein — translation MVINMDEAKLKTLMQVEEFLKGIESLFCVVKEERYPFVQRTLTRFGYEKLGRKEKGVVLRYLERMTGLSRQQVTRLVRKFQATGTVTLGYQSPRQGFKRVFTPRDVALLAEMDERHGTLSGPATKKLMERAVKIYGEEKYAVLSGISVSHLYNLRGGKEYISKRRHWTKTRSTKAPIGERRAPRPEGSPGYLRIDSVHQGDQDGQKGVYHINAVDCVTQYQVVATCEKISEAYLIPVLKEMIEAFPFVILGIHADNGSEYINYQVAKLLKKLLIELTKSRPRHSNDNALAESKNASVVRKHLGYAHIPQVFSKEVNTFCREHLNPYVNFHRPCFFPRTVTDTKGKEKKSYRYEDMKTPFEKFKSLPSSESCLKPGVTMSQLEKIALSKTDNEAAEQMNIARDSLFQSWTERPEKRA, via the coding sequence ATGGTGATCAATATGGACGAGGCGAAGCTCAAAACGCTGATGCAAGTAGAAGAGTTTTTGAAAGGAATAGAGAGCCTGTTCTGTGTGGTCAAGGAGGAACGATACCCCTTTGTTCAGCGCACCCTGACGCGGTTTGGGTATGAGAAACTAGGACGGAAGGAGAAGGGGGTGGTCCTTCGGTATCTTGAACGGATGACCGGACTCTCCCGCCAGCAGGTGACCCGGCTTGTCCGGAAGTTTCAGGCCACGGGGACGGTGACACTGGGATACCAGTCGCCCAGGCAGGGATTCAAGAGAGTTTTTACTCCTCGCGATGTGGCTCTTCTGGCAGAGATGGATGAACGGCATGGAACCCTTTCCGGACCCGCCACGAAGAAGCTGATGGAGCGGGCCGTTAAGATCTACGGAGAAGAAAAGTATGCTGTCCTCTCCGGGATTTCGGTCTCCCACCTGTACAACCTGAGGGGCGGCAAAGAGTACATCTCAAAACGCCGGCATTGGACGAAAACCCGGTCCACGAAAGCTCCCATTGGGGAACGACGCGCTCCCCGTCCGGAAGGCTCTCCCGGGTATCTCCGGATCGACAGCGTGCATCAGGGAGACCAGGACGGTCAGAAAGGGGTCTATCACATCAATGCCGTCGATTGCGTGACCCAGTACCAGGTGGTGGCCACTTGCGAGAAGATCAGCGAAGCCTACCTGATCCCGGTTTTAAAAGAGATGATAGAGGCCTTTCCCTTCGTGATTCTGGGCATTCATGCCGACAACGGATCGGAATATATCAACTATCAGGTCGCCAAGCTCCTGAAGAAGCTTCTGATCGAGCTTACCAAGAGCCGGCCACGACACTCAAACGACAATGCCCTGGCAGAATCCAAGAATGCTTCCGTGGTGAGAAAGCATCTGGGATATGCCCATATTCCCCAAGTCTTTTCCAAGGAGGTCAATACCTTCTGTCGGGAGCACCTGAACCCTTACGTGAACTTCCACCGGCCCTGTTTCTTCCCCAGAACCGTGACCGATACAAAAGGAAAGGAGAAGAAAAGCTATCGATATGAGGACATGAAAACACCTTTTGAAAAGTTCAAGTCCCTCCCCTCTTCGGAGAGTTGCCTGAAACCGGGTGTGACCATGTCCCAACTGGAAAAGATCGCCTTGTCAAAGACGGATAATGAAGCGGCAGAACAGATGAATATCGCCAGGGATTCCCTTTTTCAGTCCTGGACAGAAAGACCTGAAAAACGGGCCTGA
- a CDS encoding class I SAM-dependent methyltransferase, producing the protein MKKTLIRESWDHASRGYRDGLGSQLQSIAMRLEKLLPDRFPGPVLDLACGPGTVLFYLSQKRQEVSGIGCDFSIEMGKIARERNPGAQAVVADQDCLPFRNGSFGAVVSSMGTIFSADHGLQLQMISQILRSGGFLGFSAWGEKKDCALRRVSEEVTKKWPHSTPEAVPSLDSPFASGMSDWLNNVSSDAGLEVLKVESGDLVFDFENLSEAASSLVHTGRFALLLKDHPEWLEPLKKLTLEYFYPYQEHSGRVKLSNRFHLFLLRKKGSV; encoded by the coding sequence TTGAAAAAAACGCTGATAAGAGAAAGCTGGGATCATGCTTCAAGAGGATACAGGGATGGCCTTGGATCACAGCTGCAGAGTATTGCCATGAGGTTGGAAAAGTTGTTGCCAGATCGTTTTCCTGGTCCTGTTCTTGATCTTGCTTGCGGTCCTGGTACGGTTTTGTTTTATTTATCTCAAAAACGGCAAGAGGTAAGTGGGATCGGGTGCGACTTTTCCATCGAGATGGGGAAGATTGCCCGGGAGCGCAACCCAGGTGCACAAGCGGTCGTGGCGGATCAGGACTGTTTACCTTTCAGAAATGGGTCTTTCGGTGCGGTTGTTTCTTCCATGGGGACAATTTTCTCAGCAGATCATGGCTTACAGCTTCAAATGATCTCTCAAATATTAAGGAGTGGAGGGTTCCTGGGATTTTCCGCATGGGGAGAAAAAAAGGATTGCGCCTTAAGAAGAGTTTCGGAGGAGGTGACCAAAAAATGGCCACATTCAACACCTGAAGCAGTGCCATCGCTTGACTCGCCATTTGCATCAGGTATGAGTGATTGGCTGAACAATGTTTCAAGTGATGCTGGGCTAGAAGTCTTGAAAGTGGAGTCTGGCGATCTGGTTTTTGATTTTGAGAATTTGTCTGAAGCGGCTTCTTCTCTGGTTCATACGGGTCGATTTGCGCTTCTTTTGAAGGATCATCCAGAGTGGTTGGAGCCCTTGAAAAAATTGACTCTCGAGTATTTTTATCCCTATCAGGAGCATTCTGGGAGAGTGAAGCTTTCCAATCGGTTTCATCTTTTTCTTCTCAGGAAAAAGGGATCGGTATGA
- a CDS encoding DUF2252 domain-containing protein: MEIRDVISEILLFNQDLDPRRVRLKYHRMREDAFSFFRATCHLFYRTLPQNPIFTQAPKVWISGDLHLENFGSYKGDNRLAYFDLNDFDEACLAPCTLELLRVLTSILVASDRFELGARLRTDLCKSFVRSYISEAMSEKPRWIERSLSKGLIKNLFKAVKSIDRRSFLESRSIVKGKQRRLIIDGVKAFATPKRESDGVVKTLEAFAEMQKNSEFYRVLDIADRISGLGSLGVSRYVLLVEGRGTPSGNFLLDLKEARSSSLGKAFSSIQPHWENDAERVVAIQKRCQAISPALLSTLSINGRPFILKELQPSEHRVNLDRWRGKILQKEEVLGSMGALSAWSQIRSSGYKGAASSEEIAHFASEENWASGLIQCAFEKARLFQDYYRNYCRAFDDRVFEKN, from the coding sequence ATGGAAATAAGAGATGTCATCTCAGAGATTCTTCTTTTTAATCAAGATCTGGATCCCAGAAGGGTGAGGCTCAAGTATCATCGTATGCGGGAGGATGCTTTTTCATTCTTTCGGGCAACATGTCACCTTTTTTACCGGACTCTTCCTCAGAATCCAATCTTTACCCAGGCTCCTAAGGTATGGATATCGGGAGATCTTCATCTTGAAAACTTTGGAAGCTATAAAGGCGATAACCGTCTGGCCTATTTTGACCTGAATGATTTTGATGAAGCTTGCCTTGCTCCCTGTACGTTGGAGCTTTTACGAGTTTTGACCAGTATTTTGGTTGCCTCTGACAGATTTGAACTTGGTGCTCGACTAAGGACGGATTTGTGCAAATCGTTTGTCAGGTCTTATATCTCTGAAGCCATGAGTGAAAAACCCCGATGGATTGAGCGATCACTTTCAAAAGGTTTGATCAAAAACCTATTCAAGGCTGTTAAATCTATAGACCGGAGATCTTTTCTGGAGAGCCGGAGTATCGTGAAAGGCAAACAACGACGGCTGATCATCGATGGGGTGAAAGCATTTGCAACTCCTAAGAGAGAGTCGGATGGAGTTGTCAAAACGTTGGAGGCTTTTGCAGAAATGCAAAAAAATTCTGAATTTTACAGGGTTCTTGATATTGCGGACCGAATTTCCGGTTTGGGTAGTCTTGGTGTTTCCAGGTACGTACTGCTCGTTGAAGGCCGTGGCACCCCTTCCGGAAATTTTTTATTGGATCTGAAGGAAGCAAGGAGCTCCTCTCTGGGTAAGGCATTCTCAAGCATTCAACCACATTGGGAAAATGATGCGGAGAGGGTGGTTGCTATCCAGAAACGTTGCCAAGCGATATCACCCGCGCTTTTGTCCACTCTTTCCATTAACGGGCGTCCCTTTATTCTCAAAGAACTTCAACCAAGTGAGCACCGAGTCAATCTAGACCGATGGAGAGGAAAAATATTGCAAAAGGAAGAGGTCCTTGGATCTATGGGGGCTCTCTCTGCCTGGTCTCAGATACGTTCTTCCGGTTATAAGGGTGCGGCTTCTTCAGAAGAAATTGCACATTTTGCAAGCGAAGAGAACTGGGCGTCTGGATTGATCCAGTGTGCTTTTGAGAAGGCTCGTCTGTTTCAAGACTATTATCGTAACTATTGCCGTGCGTTCGACGATCGCGTCTTTGAGAAAAACTGA
- the galE gene encoding UDP-glucose 4-epimerase GalE gives MKILVTGGAGYIGSHMVSLLEKSGHEVTVMDNLSNGHRDSIGETPFILGDIGDRSLLDQVLAENSFDAVMHFASFIQVGESVTSPSKYYNNNVSKTLVLLDAMVNAGIRKFIFSSTAAIFGEPIYSPIDESHPKSPVSPYGRTKLFVEQVLADYRQAYGLKSVSLRYFNAAGADPDGKNGERHHPETHLIPLILKAASGERDSITVYGKDYETPDGTCIRDYIHVVDLCEAHLLSLMHLSSGGDSAAYNLGNGQGFSVLEVIAAAEKVTQKEIRVKNGNRREGDPPRLVADSRMIKQELGWTPHYPEIETIIKHAWKFENQ, from the coding sequence ATGAAAATACTTGTCACAGGAGGAGCTGGATACATTGGCTCCCACATGGTTTCATTGCTTGAAAAATCTGGCCATGAAGTGACTGTCATGGATAATCTCTCGAACGGGCACAGGGATTCCATTGGCGAAACACCGTTTATTTTGGGTGACATAGGAGACAGATCCCTGCTGGATCAAGTATTGGCTGAAAACAGCTTTGATGCTGTCATGCATTTTGCCTCCTTTATTCAGGTAGGGGAATCTGTCACATCTCCGTCAAAATACTACAACAACAATGTTTCAAAAACGCTGGTGCTGCTTGATGCCATGGTCAACGCTGGTATCAGGAAATTTATTTTCTCCTCCACCGCTGCAATCTTTGGAGAACCGATTTACTCTCCCATTGACGAGTCCCATCCAAAATCACCAGTCAGCCCCTATGGAAGAACCAAATTATTCGTCGAACAGGTTCTTGCGGATTATAGACAAGCATACGGATTGAAAAGTGTTTCTCTCCGTTATTTCAATGCAGCCGGGGCCGACCCTGATGGAAAAAATGGTGAGAGACATCACCCGGAAACACATCTTATTCCATTGATTCTCAAAGCGGCATCTGGAGAAAGGGACTCCATCACCGTCTATGGAAAAGACTACGAAACCCCCGACGGGACATGCATACGGGATTACATTCATGTCGTTGATCTTTGCGAGGCCCACTTGCTATCCCTTATGCATCTTTCATCCGGGGGAGACTCCGCCGCCTACAACCTCGGAAATGGTCAAGGATTTTCTGTTCTCGAAGTCATTGCAGCAGCAGAAAAAGTGACACAGAAAGAGATACGGGTTAAGAATGGAAACAGGCGTGAAGGCGACCCTCCCCGCTTGGTCGCCGATAGCCGGATGATCAAACAGGAGCTGGGATGGACACCCCATTATCCGGAGATTGAAACCATTATCAAACACGCATGGAAATTTGAAAATCAATAA